From Pseudomonas sp. LS1212, the proteins below share one genomic window:
- the argJ gene encoding bifunctional glutamate N-acetyltransferase/amino-acid acetyltransferase ArgJ, which yields MAVGLGPLPTLHPVPGFELGIASAGIKRPGRKDVVVMRCAEGSSVAGVFTLNAFCAAPVILSRQRVKGNVRYLLTNTGNANAGTGEPGLKDAARTCAALAKLAAVDESEVLPFSTGVIGEPLPVEKIEGALQAALDDLSVDNWAAAATGIMTTDTLPKGASRQFQHEGVTITVTGISKGAGMIRPNMATMLGYIATDAKVAPGILQNLLLDGANKSFNRITIDGDTSTNDCCMLIATGKADVAEITEASGPLYAALKQAVFDVCMEVAQAIVRDGEGATKFVTVEVNGGGNHQECLDVGYAVAHSPLIKTALFASDPNWGRILAAVGRAGVPDLDVSLIDVYLGDVCIASRGGRSASYTEEQGAAVMAKEEITIRINLGRGDCSETIWTTDLSHEYVKINAEYRS from the coding sequence ATGGCTGTTGGTCTTGGTCCTTTGCCAACGTTGCACCCGGTACCTGGTTTTGAACTCGGCATCGCCTCGGCGGGCATCAAGCGCCCAGGGCGCAAGGATGTCGTGGTCATGCGCTGTGCCGAGGGTTCCAGCGTGGCGGGTGTGTTCACCTTGAACGCCTTTTGCGCCGCTCCCGTGATCCTTTCCAGGCAGCGCGTGAAAGGCAACGTGCGTTACCTGCTGACCAACACTGGCAACGCCAACGCCGGTACCGGTGAACCAGGCCTGAAGGATGCCGCGCGGACCTGCGCCGCATTGGCCAAGCTGGCCGCTGTCGATGAGAGCGAGGTACTGCCGTTCTCTACCGGCGTCATCGGCGAGCCGCTGCCCGTGGAAAAAATCGAAGGTGCCTTGCAGGCTGCCCTCGACGACCTGTCTGTGGATAACTGGGCGGCTGCGGCTACCGGCATCATGACCACCGACACCCTGCCCAAGGGCGCCAGCCGCCAGTTCCAGCATGAAGGCGTGACTATCACCGTCACCGGTATCAGCAAGGGCGCGGGGATGATCCGTCCGAACATGGCAACCATGCTCGGTTACATCGCTACCGATGCCAAGGTGGCGCCGGGCATCTTGCAGAACCTGCTGCTCGATGGTGCGAACAAGTCCTTCAACCGCATCACCATCGATGGCGATACCTCGACCAACGACTGCTGCATGCTGATTGCCACCGGCAAGGCCGACGTTGCAGAAATCACCGAAGCCAGCGGTCCGTTGTACGCCGCGCTGAAGCAGGCGGTGTTCGACGTCTGCATGGAAGTGGCCCAGGCCATCGTGCGCGACGGCGAAGGCGCCACCAAGTTTGTGACTGTTGAAGTCAATGGCGGCGGCAATCACCAGGAGTGCCTGGACGTCGGTTATGCCGTTGCCCATTCGCCACTGATCAAGACCGCGCTGTTTGCCTCCGACCCGAACTGGGGTCGTATCCTGGCAGCGGTCGGCCGTGCCGGCGTGCCGGATCTGGACGTGAGCCTGATCGACGTGTATCTGGGCGATGTCTGCATCGCCAGCCGTGGCGGGCGCAGCGCGAGCTATACCGAAGAGCAGGGTGCTGCGGTGATGGCCAAAGAGGAAATCACGATTCGCATCAACCTGGGCCGTGGTGATTGCAGCGAGACGATCTGGACGACCGACCTGTCTCACGAATATGTGAAGATCAACGCCGAATACCGTTCCTGA
- a CDS encoding Nudix family hydrolase produces MKRVHVAAAVIRGVDGRILIARRADTQHQGGLWEFPGGKVEDGEAVEVALARELKEELGIVVTAARPLIKVKHDYPDKQVLLDVWEVSSFNGEPHGAEGQPLAWVSPRELPNYDFPEANQPIVAAASLPYEYLITPDGLETPALLRGMQKAIASGIKLVQLRAPNMYDPQYRDVAVDAVGLCAGKAQLMLKGPLEWLGDFPAAGWHLTSAQLRKYASKGRPFPRERWLAASCHNAEELALAEQMGVDFVTLSPVQATRTHPEARPLGWEQASQLVDGFNKPVFLLGGVSANDRQRAWSIGAQGVAGIRAFWPEH; encoded by the coding sequence GTGAAACGCGTTCATGTGGCCGCCGCGGTGATCCGCGGCGTTGACGGTCGGATCCTGATTGCCCGGCGTGCCGATACCCAGCACCAGGGTGGCCTGTGGGAATTCCCGGGCGGCAAGGTCGAAGACGGTGAAGCGGTCGAGGTGGCCCTGGCCCGCGAGTTGAAAGAGGAGTTGGGGATTGTCGTGACGGCAGCCCGGCCCCTGATCAAGGTCAAGCATGACTATCCGGACAAGCAAGTGCTGCTGGATGTCTGGGAAGTCTCGAGCTTCAACGGCGAGCCCCACGGCGCCGAAGGCCAGCCACTGGCCTGGGTCTCGCCCCGGGAATTGCCGAACTATGACTTTCCCGAAGCCAACCAGCCGATCGTTGCTGCGGCGAGCTTGCCGTACGAGTACCTGATCACGCCTGACGGCCTGGAAACCCCGGCGTTGTTGCGCGGCATGCAGAAGGCCATTGCCAGCGGTATCAAGCTGGTGCAGCTGCGGGCACCGAACATGTACGACCCACAGTATCGCGACGTGGCAGTTGATGCCGTGGGCCTGTGTGCCGGCAAGGCACAGTTGATGCTCAAAGGCCCTCTGGAGTGGCTGGGAGACTTTCCAGCGGCCGGTTGGCACCTTACCTCGGCTCAACTACGTAAATACGCCAGCAAGGGCCGTCCGTTCCCCAGGGAGCGTTGGCTGGCGGCGTCCTGCCATAACGCTGAAGAGCTGGCGCTCGCCGAACAGATGGGGGTCGATTTCGTCACCCTGTCGCCGGTGCAGGCCACCCGGACGCATCCGGAGGCTCGGCCGCTGGGCTGGGAACAGGCAAGTCAGTTGGTTGACGGGTTTAACAAGCCGGTGTTCCTGCTTGGGGGTGTTTCGGCCAATGATCGTCAGCGGGCATGGTCGATTGGCGCGCAGGGTGTGGCGGGGATTCGGGCGTTCTGGCCTGAGCATTGA
- a CDS encoding glutathione S-transferase family protein has protein sequence MSFHLIIGDKLYSSWSLRAALGLELTGAPYTEQIIKLNQPDTHARLLEHAPTGKVPLLKCEHGTIADSMAISEYLAERFPEAQLWPQDVAARAQARSACAQMHSGFFALRGNMPFDLSRDEALTPMPAEVQADIDRIVALWAECCAAAKESGPFLFGKASLADAFFAPVAVRLRTYRVALPAEAQAYIETIYQWPAFKAWQREGLQELVE, from the coding sequence ATGAGCTTTCACCTGATCATCGGCGACAAGTTGTACTCCTCCTGGTCCCTGCGCGCCGCCCTGGGGCTGGAGCTGACCGGAGCCCCTTACACCGAGCAAATAATCAAGCTCAACCAGCCCGATACCCATGCGCGGCTGCTCGAGCATGCGCCCACCGGTAAAGTACCGTTGCTCAAGTGCGAACACGGCACCATCGCCGACTCCATGGCGATCAGCGAATACCTGGCCGAGCGTTTTCCAGAGGCGCAACTGTGGCCGCAGGACGTTGCTGCGCGTGCCCAGGCCCGTTCGGCCTGCGCGCAGATGCACAGCGGTTTCTTCGCCCTGCGCGGCAACATGCCGTTCGATCTCAGCCGTGACGAAGCGCTGACGCCGATGCCTGCCGAGGTGCAGGCCGATATCGACCGCATCGTCGCGCTCTGGGCCGAGTGCTGCGCGGCAGCCAAAGAGAGCGGGCCGTTTCTGTTCGGCAAAGCGAGCCTGGCCGACGCTTTCTTCGCGCCTGTAGCGGTCCGCCTGCGCACCTACCGCGTGGCCTTGCCGGCAGAGGCCCAGGCCTATATCGAAACCATCTACCAGTGGCCGGCCTTCAAGGCCTGGCAACGGGAAGGTCTGCAGGAGCTTGTAGAGTGA
- a CDS encoding ATP-binding protein has protein sequence MHLRERLDNLPVGQKLLAALLVLLTTVLLVANLTFISAAYWISQENMAPQALQTIGRLISNPGIAQQALDSEASAKALLKELNSYSPLRAAALYGGEGKLLAQLQQGDLLSLPKHYRNIENWRITEFRNTQVITLPRPGKAPGHLLLVASSELPMAFYTGTLTASLGILVFSVLLWMVIAQQIKRLITQPIHQLEELSRQVTREENYALRAKPGNHDEIGSLAEAFNTMLSRIEAREQQLKRARDESQAAFDQAQGLAEETRHTNRKLELEVQVRSKIEKKLTGFQNYLNSIIDSMPSALIALDEQLYVTQWNQEASALSGTPLDEALNQPIFLAFEPLKPFLPQLKNTVERHSVAKIERVTWTKDDIPRYYALTFYPLMGGAGRGVVIRIDDITQRLSLEEMMVQSEKMLSVGGLAAGMAHEINNPLGAILHNVQNIRRRLSPELPKNLEQASEAGIDLTTVNGYLQSRGVPQLLDGIQQAGARAAKIVTHMLSFSRRSTRQMAPCDLPALIDQAVEIAGNDFDLAIGFDFKGQAITRQFDPELGPVPGTANELEQVLLNLLKNAAQAIHLRPEGSEPGRITLRTRLNPPWAEIQVEDNGIGMSESVRKRTFEPFFTTKEIGQGTGLGLSVSYFIITNNHKGQMEVQSTPGQGTCFTLRLPLAGTPVSPQLSTNAEI, from the coding sequence ATGCATTTGCGCGAACGCCTGGATAACCTGCCAGTCGGCCAGAAGCTGCTGGCCGCCCTGCTGGTGCTTTTGACCACCGTATTGCTGGTCGCCAACCTGACGTTCATCAGTGCCGCTTACTGGATTTCCCAGGAAAACATGGCACCGCAAGCCCTGCAAACCATCGGCCGACTGATCTCCAACCCCGGGATCGCCCAACAGGCACTGGATTCCGAGGCATCGGCCAAGGCATTGCTCAAGGAACTCAACAGTTACTCGCCATTGCGTGCAGCGGCCCTCTACGGCGGCGAAGGCAAACTGCTCGCACAGCTGCAGCAAGGCGACCTGCTGAGCCTGCCGAAACATTATCGCAACATCGAGAACTGGCGCATCACGGAGTTCCGCAATACCCAAGTGATCACCCTGCCACGCCCTGGCAAGGCTCCCGGGCACCTGTTGCTGGTGGCCAGCAGCGAACTGCCGATGGCCTTCTATACCGGGACCCTGACAGCCAGCCTGGGGATCCTGGTGTTCAGCGTGTTGCTGTGGATGGTCATCGCCCAACAGATCAAGCGCCTGATCACCCAGCCGATCCATCAACTCGAAGAGTTGTCGCGCCAGGTGACCCGCGAAGAAAACTACGCCTTGCGCGCCAAACCCGGCAACCACGACGAAATCGGCAGCCTGGCCGAGGCCTTCAACACCATGCTCTCGCGCATCGAGGCGCGCGAACAGCAGCTCAAGCGTGCCCGCGACGAATCCCAGGCGGCCTTCGATCAGGCGCAAGGCCTGGCCGAGGAAACCCGGCATACCAACCGCAAGCTGGAGCTCGAAGTCCAGGTCCGCAGCAAGATCGAAAAGAAGCTCACCGGCTTTCAGAATTACCTCAACAGCATCATCGACTCCATGCCTTCGGCGCTGATCGCACTGGATGAACAGCTGTACGTCACCCAATGGAACCAGGAAGCCAGCGCCCTTTCCGGCACCCCCCTGGACGAAGCCTTGAATCAGCCGATCTTCCTTGCCTTCGAGCCGCTCAAGCCCTTCCTGCCGCAATTGAAGAACACCGTCGAACGCCATAGCGTGGCGAAGATCGAACGGGTGACCTGGACCAAGGACGATATACCTCGCTACTACGCACTGACCTTCTACCCGCTGATGGGCGGTGCAGGCCGGGGCGTGGTCATCCGGATCGATGACATCACCCAGCGCCTGTCGCTCGAAGAAATGATGGTGCAGTCGGAAAAAATGCTCTCGGTGGGCGGCCTGGCAGCCGGCATGGCCCATGAAATCAACAACCCGCTGGGCGCCATCCTGCATAACGTCCAGAACATCCGCCGGCGGCTGTCGCCGGAATTGCCGAAGAACCTGGAGCAGGCCAGTGAAGCCGGCATCGATTTGACGACCGTCAATGGCTACCTGCAAAGTCGCGGGGTACCGCAGTTGCTCGACGGTATCCAGCAGGCTGGCGCACGCGCCGCGAAAATCGTTACTCACATGCTCAGTTTCAGCCGCCGCAGCACCCGCCAGATGGCGCCCTGCGACTTGCCGGCACTGATCGACCAGGCCGTCGAAATCGCCGGCAATGACTTCGACCTGGCCATCGGCTTCGATTTCAAGGGCCAGGCCATTACCCGGCAATTCGATCCTGAACTGGGACCGGTGCCGGGCACCGCCAACGAACTGGAGCAGGTTCTGCTCAACCTGCTGAAAAATGCCGCGCAAGCCATCCATCTGCGCCCCGAAGGCAGCGAACCCGGGCGCATCACCCTGCGCACCCGACTGAACCCGCCGTGGGCCGAGATCCAGGTCGAAGACAACGGCATCGGCATGTCGGAAAGTGTCCGCAAACGCACCTTCGAGCCGTTCTTCACGACCAAGGAGATCGGCCAGGGCACGGGCCTGGGCCTGTCCGTTTCGTATTTCATCATTACCAACAATCACAAGGGTCAGATGGAAGTGCAATCCACGCCGGGCCAAGGCACATGCTTTACCTTGCGTCTACCGCTGGCCGGCACCCCGGTGTCACCTCAACTCTCTACCAACGCGGAGATATAG
- a CDS encoding cob(I)yrinic acid a,c-diamide adenosyltransferase, with amino-acid sequence MGFRLSKIYTRTGDKGETGLGDGRRVPKNHPRVEAIGEVDALNSQLGLLLAGIKEQSAERPALGELLEVLSPCQHRLFDLGGELAMPAYQALNEAEVQRLEAAIDRWNEELGPLENFILPGGSTLIAQAHVCRSLARSAERRCQQLNAEEPLAGVGLAYINRLSDLLFVAARLIARRQGVAEILWQAAVKP; translated from the coding sequence ATGGGTTTTCGCCTGTCGAAGATTTACACACGTACCGGCGACAAAGGTGAAACCGGCCTGGGCGACGGTCGTCGAGTCCCCAAGAATCACCCTCGGGTCGAAGCGATCGGCGAAGTCGATGCGCTCAACAGCCAATTGGGGTTGTTGCTCGCCGGGATCAAAGAGCAAAGTGCCGAACGCCCCGCCTTGGGCGAACTGCTCGAAGTATTGTCGCCCTGCCAGCATCGCTTGTTCGACCTCGGTGGCGAGTTGGCGATGCCGGCTTACCAGGCCTTGAACGAAGCTGAAGTGCAACGGCTCGAAGCGGCCATCGACCGCTGGAACGAGGAATTGGGGCCGCTGGAAAATTTTATCCTGCCGGGCGGTTCGACCCTGATTGCCCAGGCGCATGTCTGCCGCAGCCTGGCCCGCAGCGCCGAGAGGCGTTGCCAGCAGTTGAATGCCGAGGAGCCTTTGGCGGGTGTGGGGTTGGCTTACATCAATCGGCTGTCGGATTTGTTGTTTGTTGCTGCACGGTTGATTGCGCGGCGGCAGGGGGTTGCCGAGATACTCTGGCAAGCGGCCGTGAAACCTTGA
- the secA gene encoding preprotein translocase subunit SecA, which translates to MFAPLLKKLFGSKNEREVKRMLKTVQIVNAFEEQMVALSDEQLRAKTAEFKACLAKGETLDNLLPEAFAVAREAGKRVMGMRHFDVQLIGGITLHEGMIAEMRTGEGKTLVATLGVYLNALSGNGVHVVTVNDYLARRDANWMRPLYEFLGMSVGIVTPFQPPEEKRAAYAADITYGTNNEFGFDYLRDNMAFSMEEKFQRELNFAVVDEVDSILIDEARTPLIISGQAEDSSKLYTEINKLIPLLEQHIEEVEGEVTKAGHYTVDEKTRQVELNEAGHQFIEEMLTQVGLLAEGESLYSAHNLALLTHVYAGLRAHKLFHRNVEYIVQDGQILLVDEHTGRTMPGRRLSEGLHQAIEAKEGLNIQAESQTLASTTFQNYFRLYNKLSGMTGTADTEAFEFQQIYNLPVMVIPPNKPLARKDFNDLVYLTAQEKYAAIIADIKESMTQGRPVLVGTATIETSEHMSSLLQGEGIDHKVLNAKYHEKEAEIIAQAGRPGALTIATNMAGRGTDILLGGNWEVEVASMENSTPEQVAQIKADWQKRHQQVIESGGLHVIASERHESRRIDNQLRGRSGRQGDPGSSRFYLSLEDSLMRIFASDRVKNFMKALGMQSGEAIEHRMVTNAIEKAQRKVEGRNFDIRKQLLEFDDVANEQRKVIYHMRNSLLAADNIGDTIADFRQEVLDVTISQHIPPQSLPEQWDVAGLEAALASDFGVKLPIQQWLDEDDHLYEETLREKLLAELLAAYNEKEEQASADALRTFEKQILLRVLDDLWKDHLSTMDHLRHGIHLRGYAQKNPKQEYKRESFTLFQELLDSIKRDTIRVLSHIQVRREDPIEEEARLRREAEELAQRMQFQHAAAPGLEQQVELQEEGADVAVAAAATPVRNDLKLGRNELCWCGSGKKFKHCHGQIN; encoded by the coding sequence ATGTTTGCGCCTTTGTTAAAGAAACTTTTTGGAAGCAAGAACGAGCGTGAAGTCAAACGCATGCTCAAGACGGTACAGATCGTCAATGCCTTCGAAGAGCAGATGGTGGCCCTCTCGGACGAGCAGCTGCGCGCCAAGACCGCAGAGTTCAAGGCCTGCCTGGCAAAAGGTGAGACCCTCGACAACCTTCTGCCTGAAGCCTTCGCGGTAGCCCGCGAAGCCGGTAAGCGTGTCATGGGCATGCGCCACTTCGACGTGCAGCTGATCGGCGGCATCACCTTGCACGAAGGCATGATCGCAGAAATGCGCACCGGCGAAGGCAAGACCCTGGTCGCCACCCTGGGCGTTTACCTCAATGCGCTGTCCGGCAACGGCGTGCACGTTGTGACCGTGAACGACTACCTGGCTCGCCGGGACGCCAACTGGATGCGCCCTCTGTACGAATTCCTCGGCATGAGTGTCGGCATCGTCACGCCGTTCCAGCCGCCGGAAGAAAAGCGCGCGGCCTATGCTGCCGATATCACCTACGGTACCAACAACGAATTCGGTTTCGACTACCTGCGCGACAACATGGCGTTCAGCATGGAAGAGAAATTCCAGCGCGAGCTGAATTTCGCCGTGGTCGACGAAGTCGACTCCATCCTGATCGACGAAGCCCGTACGCCGCTGATCATCTCCGGCCAGGCCGAAGACAGCTCCAAGCTCTATACCGAGATCAACAAGCTGATCCCGCTTCTGGAGCAGCACATCGAGGAAGTGGAAGGCGAGGTCACCAAGGCCGGCCACTACACCGTCGATGAGAAGACCCGCCAGGTCGAACTCAATGAGGCCGGTCACCAGTTCATCGAAGAGATGCTGACCCAGGTCGGCCTGCTCGCAGAAGGCGAGAGCCTCTACTCGGCGCACAACCTGGCCCTGTTGACCCACGTTTACGCCGGCCTGCGTGCGCACAAGCTGTTCCATCGCAACGTCGAGTACATCGTCCAGGATGGTCAGATCCTGTTGGTCGACGAACATACCGGCCGTACCATGCCGGGCCGGCGCCTGTCCGAGGGCCTGCACCAGGCAATCGAAGCGAAGGAAGGTCTGAATATCCAGGCCGAAAGCCAGACCCTGGCATCGACCACCTTCCAGAACTACTTCCGTCTGTACAACAAGCTGTCCGGCATGACCGGTACTGCCGATACCGAAGCGTTCGAGTTCCAGCAAATCTACAACCTGCCGGTCATGGTCATCCCGCCGAACAAGCCATTGGCGCGCAAGGATTTCAACGACCTGGTCTACCTGACCGCGCAAGAGAAGTACGCCGCGATCATCGCTGACATCAAGGAAAGCATGACCCAGGGCCGTCCGGTCCTGGTCGGTACGGCGACCATCGAAACCTCCGAGCACATGTCCAGCCTGCTCCAGGGCGAAGGCATCGATCACAAGGTGCTCAACGCCAAGTACCACGAGAAGGAAGCCGAGATCATTGCCCAGGCCGGTCGTCCGGGTGCGCTGACCATCGCCACCAACATGGCCGGTCGCGGTACCGACATTCTGCTGGGCGGCAACTGGGAAGTCGAAGTCGCCTCCATGGAGAATTCGACGCCAGAGCAGGTCGCCCAGATCAAGGCCGACTGGCAGAAGCGTCACCAGCAGGTGATCGAATCCGGTGGCCTGCACGTGATCGCCTCCGAGCGTCACGAGTCGCGCCGTATCGACAACCAGCTGCGCGGTCGTTCCGGTCGTCAGGGTGACCCGGGTTCCAGCCGTTTCTACCTGTCGCTCGAAGACAGCCTGATGCGCATTTTCGCCTCCGACCGGGTGAAAAACTTCATGAAGGCGCTGGGCATGCAGTCCGGCGAGGCCATCGAGCATCGCATGGTGACCAATGCGATCGAGAAAGCCCAGCGCAAGGTAGAAGGCCGCAACTTCGATATTCGCAAGCAACTGCTCGAGTTCGACGACGTCGCCAACGAACAGCGTAAAGTGATCTACCACATGCGCAACAGCCTGCTGGCGGCGGACAACATCGGCGATACCATTGCCGATTTCCGCCAGGAAGTGCTCGATGTCACCATCAGCCAGCACATTCCTCCGCAATCGTTGCCCGAGCAATGGGATGTGGCAGGCCTGGAAGCGGCGCTGGCCAGCGACTTCGGCGTGAAGCTGCCGATCCAGCAATGGCTCGACGAAGACGATCACCTGTACGAAGAAACCCTGCGCGAGAAGCTGCTGGCCGAACTGCTGGCTGCCTACAACGAGAAGGAAGAGCAGGCCAGCGCCGATGCCCTGCGCACCTTCGAGAAGCAGATCCTGCTGCGCGTGCTCGACGACCTGTGGAAAGACCACCTGTCGACCATGGATCACCTGCGTCACGGTATCCACCTGCGCGGCTACGCCCAGAAGAACCCGAAACAGGAATACAAGCGCGAGTCCTTCACCCTGTTCCAGGAGCTGCTGGATTCGATCAAGCGCGACACCATTCGCGTCCTGTCCCACATTCAGGTTCGCCGCGAAGACCCGATCGAAGAAGAAGCCCGTCTGCGCCGCGAGGCCGAGGAGCTGGCCCAGCGCATGCAGTTCCAGCATGCCGCAGCCCCAGGTCTGGAGCAGCAAGTGGAGCTGCAGGAAGAGGGCGCTGATGTCGCCGTCGCTGCCGCGGCAACACCGGTACGCAACGATCTGAAACTGGGTCGCAATGAACTGTGCTGGTGCGGTTCGGGCAAGAAGTTCAAGCATTGCCATGGTCAGATCAACTGA
- a CDS encoding DUF721 domain-containing protein, which yields MAFRPLPARAPAVLLREAKPLKALFSQAQRLAHLQCLLESQLQPAAREHCHVASWREGSLLLIVTDGHWATRLRYQQKRLQRQLQALEEFSSLTRILFKVQPPTVQSGAAGHSMDLSSQAAESIQATAEGISDPKLRAALERLAAHAKARE from the coding sequence ATGGCATTCCGCCCTCTTCCGGCTCGAGCACCCGCCGTTCTATTGCGCGAAGCCAAGCCACTCAAAGCGCTGTTCAGTCAGGCTCAACGCTTGGCGCATCTGCAGTGCCTGCTCGAAAGCCAACTGCAACCCGCTGCCCGCGAACATTGCCATGTCGCTTCATGGCGCGAAGGCAGCCTGCTGTTGATCGTGACCGACGGTCACTGGGCCACCCGCCTGCGTTATCAGCAGAAGCGCCTGCAACGCCAGCTCCAGGCGCTCGAAGAATTCTCCAGCCTGACCCGCATTCTGTTCAAGGTCCAGCCGCCTACGGTGCAAAGCGGCGCTGCCGGGCACTCCATGGATCTTTCCAGCCAGGCGGCAGAAAGCATCCAGGCGACGGCCGAAGGCATCAGCGACCCCAAGCTGCGCGCAGCCCTGGAGCGCCTGGCGGCTCACGCCAAGGCCCGCGAATAA